One genomic segment of Tursiops truncatus isolate mTurTru1 chromosome 11, mTurTru1.mat.Y, whole genome shotgun sequence includes these proteins:
- the ASB8 gene encoding ankyrin repeat and SOCS box protein 8 isoform X3 — MVSDADCVELLLEKGAEVNALDGYNRTALHYAAEKDEGCVEVLLEYGANPNALDGNRDTPLHWAAFKNNAECVRALLESGASVNALDYNNDTPLSWAAMKGNLESISILLDYGAEVRVINLKGQTPISRLVALLVRGLGTEKEDSCFELLHRAVGHFELRKNGTMPREVAKDQQLCEKLTVLCSAPGTLKTLSRYAVRRSLGLQYLPDAVKGLPLPASLKEYLLLVE, encoded by the coding sequence GTGAATGCCCTGGATGGTTATAACCGAACAGCCCTCCACTATGCAGCTGAGAAAGATGAGGGTTGTGTGGAAGTCCTGTTGGAATATGGTGCAAACCCCAATGCACTGGACGGCAACCGAGACACCCCACTTCACTGGGCAGCCTTTAAGAACAATGCCGAGTGTGTGCGCGCCCTCCTGGAGAGTGGGGCCTCTGTCAACGCCCTGGATTACAACAATGACACCCCGCTCAGCTGGGCTGCCATGAAGGGAAATCTTGAGAGCATCAGCATCCTTCTTGATTATGGTGCGGAGGTCAGAGTCATCAACCTAAAAGGCCAGACGCCCATCTCCCGCCTGGTGGCTCTGCTAGTCAGGGGACTTGGAACAGAGAAAGAGGACTCTTGCTTTGAGCTCCTCCACAGAGCTGTGGGACACTTTGAATTAAGGAAAAATGGCACCATGCCACGAGAAGTGGCCAAAGACCAGCAGCTATGTGAAAAACTGACTGTTCTGTGCTCAGCCCCAGGGACCCTCAAAACCCTCTCTCGCTATGCTGTGCGCCGGAGCCTGGGACTCCAGTATCTGCCGGATGCGGTGAAGGGCCTTCCACTGCCAGCTTCTCTGAAGGAATACCTGTTACTCGTAGAATAG